The following proteins are encoded in a genomic region of Diadema setosum chromosome 10, eeDiaSeto1, whole genome shotgun sequence:
- the LOC140233694 gene encoding rRNA-processing protein UTP23 homolog has protein sequence MKVKRYKHARKYLGFYRNNFDFREPHQILVDGTFTQMALLRKINIKEQMPKYLGGEVQLTTTNCILSEVEALGKAVYGGYLILKRYQVRRCGHKEKPVSAFRCIMSMIADQNKNHYFVATQDPDLSGAVNRMAGTPLLYIHFNAIVLEKPSESSVTQATALTTRKVNPTDSERKMLTELMGGEGDKDPKKKRKRKGPKGPNPLSVKKKKKKLKDVHSGGGGSVDDKDGESGGKKRTRRRKRIKIAHHVKEHMSHAQAITS, from the exons ATGAAGGTCAAGAGATACAAGCATGCCCGCAAGTACCTCGGATTCTACCGCAACAACTTCGACTTCCGCGAGCCCCATCAGATCCTGGTCGATGGGACGTTCACCCAGATGGCACTGCTTCGCAAGATCAACATCAAGGAGCAAATGCCAAAGTATTTGGGTGGAGAGGTTCAG TTGACAACTACAAACTGCATTCTTTCTGAGGTTGAAGCCCTAGGAAAGGCTGTCTACGGAGGCTACCTCATCCTCAAGCGGTACCAGGTGAGACGCTGCGGTCACAAGGAGAAACCAGTGTCTGCCTTTCGCTGTATCATGAGCATGATAGCTGACCAGAACAAGAACCACTACTTTGTTGCCACACAG GATCCTGATCTTAGTGGAGCCGTGAACAGGATGGCCGGGACACCCCTCCTCTACATTCACTTCAATGCCATCGTCTTGGAGAAACCCTCCGAGTCCTCCGTTACCCAGGCGACAGCTCTGACCACGCGCAAAGTCAACCCTACAGACAGCGAGAGGAAGATGCTGACAGAACTCATGGGGGGCGAGGGTGACAAGGACCccaagaaaaagaggaagagaaagggaCCGAAAGGACCAAACCCCCTCtcagtaaaaaagaagaagaaaaagttgaAGGATGTTCATTCAGGAGGGGGAGGATCAGTGGATGATAAGGATGGTGAGAGTGGAGGGAAGAAGAGGACGAGGAGGCGGAAACGGATCAAGATTGCACACCATGTGAAGGAACACATGAGCCACGCCCAGGCAATCACATCATGA